A single region of the Pseudomonas sp. GGS8 genome encodes:
- a CDS encoding cobalamin biosynthesis protein has protein sequence MTDVSAAPTLVVGLGCQRGCPVSTLRALLDQALQAHQIELREIKALASIDLKRDEPGLIQLAEQLALPLMYFSSEQLAGYEPQLSHHSDIAFERTGCYGVAESAALALAEQLAQAPPKLLIPRQKYAQATLALASAA, from the coding sequence ATGACTGACGTCAGCGCAGCGCCGACCCTGGTGGTCGGCCTGGGCTGCCAGCGCGGCTGCCCCGTCAGCACGCTGCGGGCGCTGCTCGATCAGGCGTTACAGGCCCATCAAATCGAGCTTCGTGAGATCAAGGCCCTGGCCAGTATCGACCTGAAGCGCGATGAACCTGGCCTGATTCAACTGGCCGAACAGCTGGCATTGCCGTTGATGTATTTCAGCAGCGAACAATTGGCCGGTTATGAACCGCAACTCAGCCACCACTCGGACATCGCGTTCGAACGCACCGGCTGCTACGGCGTGGCCGAAAGTGCCGCGCTGGCCCTGGCCGAACAATTGGCTCAGGCACCGCCAAAGTTGCTGATTCCACGACAAAAATACGCCCAGGCCACCCTGGCATTGGCCAGCGCCGCGTAA
- a CDS encoding CbtA family protein, with product MIKRIAQTAGFTGLLAALLLTLLQSFWVAPLILQAETYEKSEPAAVEVHEHAAGAVAHTHDAEAWEPEDGWQRVLSTTGGNLVVAVGFALMLAGLYTLRAPTKTSQGLLWGLAGYATFVLAPTLGLPPELPGTAAADLAQRQIWWIGTAASTAVGIALIVFSRHWLMKALGVAILAVPHVIGAPQPEVHSMLAPEALEAQFKIASQLTNVAFWLALGLISAWLFRRKSDGHYSA from the coding sequence ATGATCAAGCGTATTGCGCAAACCGCAGGTTTCACCGGGCTGCTGGCCGCGCTGCTATTGACCCTGCTGCAAAGCTTCTGGGTCGCCCCGCTGATTCTGCAGGCCGAAACCTACGAAAAATCCGAGCCGGCCGCTGTTGAAGTCCACGAACACGCCGCCGGTGCCGTCGCTCACACCCACGACGCCGAAGCCTGGGAACCGGAAGACGGCTGGCAGCGCGTGCTGTCCACTACCGGCGGTAACCTGGTGGTGGCCGTCGGTTTCGCCTTGATGCTCGCCGGTCTCTACACCTTGCGTGCACCGACCAAAACCTCTCAGGGCCTGCTCTGGGGCCTGGCCGGTTATGCGACGTTCGTGCTGGCACCGACTCTCGGCCTGCCGCCTGAGCTGCCGGGCACTGCCGCGGCTGATCTGGCGCAACGGCAAATCTGGTGGATCGGCACTGCCGCGTCTACAGCGGTCGGTATCGCGCTGATCGTATTCAGCCGTCACTGGCTGATGAAAGCTCTCGGCGTGGCGATCCTGGCCGTGCCGCATGTGATCGGCGCACCGCAACCGGAAGTCCATTCGATGCTGGCGCCGGAAGCCCTGGAAGCGCAATTCAAAATCGCTTCGCAGCTGACCAACGTGGCGTTCTGGCTGGCCCTGGGCCTGATCAGCGCCTGGTTGTTCCGCCGTAAAAGCGATGGCCATTACAGCGCATGA
- a CDS encoding CbtB-domain containing protein: protein MSIISSTGHATASTTTTLTQRLTAAVCASILGACLVYFAGFSHIEAVHNAAHDTRHSSAFPCH from the coding sequence ATGTCGATCATCAGCAGCACCGGCCACGCAACGGCCAGCACCACCACAACCCTGACTCAACGCCTGACCGCCGCCGTGTGTGCGTCGATCCTTGGCGCGTGCCTTGTGTATTTCGCCGGTTTCTCGCACATCGAAGCGGTACACAACGCCGCGCACGACACCCGTCACAGCTCTGCCTTTCCGTGCCATTGA
- the cobW gene encoding cobalamin biosynthesis protein CobW, with protein sequence MKTLAKLPVTIVTGFLGSGKTTLLRHMLDNAQGRRIAVIVNEFGELGIDGEILKQCSIGCTEEEASGRVYELANGCLCCTVQEEFFPVMRELVARRGDLDHILIETSGLALPKPLVQAFQWPEIRSACTVDAVITVVDSPAVAAGTFAAFPDQVDAQRKLDPNLDHESPLHELFADQLASADLVILNKADLISAEDLARVRLEVAEELPPAVKVIEASSGRLPLDVLIGLGAGSEEHIDSRHSHHDHHHEGEDDHDHDHDAFDSISIELPQADESLLMDALTQLVVQHGILRVKGFAAVPNKPMRLLIQGVGTRFDKHFDRQWGAEEARSTRLVLIGQALDAVQLEAQLRAALSV encoded by the coding sequence ATGAAAACACTGGCCAAACTCCCCGTCACCATCGTTACCGGCTTCCTCGGTTCGGGCAAAACCACCTTGCTGCGGCACATGCTCGACAACGCCCAGGGCCGTCGCATCGCGGTGATCGTCAACGAGTTCGGCGAGCTGGGCATCGACGGTGAGATCCTCAAGCAATGCTCCATCGGCTGCACGGAAGAAGAGGCCAGCGGTCGCGTCTACGAATTGGCCAACGGCTGCCTGTGCTGCACCGTTCAGGAAGAATTCTTCCCGGTGATGCGCGAGTTGGTTGCTCGTCGCGGCGACCTCGACCACATCCTCATCGAAACCTCGGGCCTGGCCCTGCCAAAGCCTTTGGTCCAAGCCTTCCAATGGCCGGAAATCCGTAGCGCCTGCACCGTTGACGCGGTGATCACCGTGGTCGATAGCCCGGCCGTCGCTGCCGGCACCTTCGCCGCGTTCCCGGATCAAGTGGACGCCCAGCGCAAACTCGACCCGAACCTGGACCACGAATCGCCGCTGCACGAGCTGTTCGCCGACCAACTGGCCAGCGCCGACCTGGTGATTCTCAACAAGGCTGACCTGATCAGCGCCGAAGACCTGGCCCGCGTGCGCCTGGAAGTCGCCGAAGAGCTGCCGCCGGCGGTGAAAGTCATCGAAGCCAGCAGCGGTCGCTTGCCATTGGACGTACTGATCGGCCTCGGCGCCGGTTCCGAAGAACACATCGACAGCCGCCACAGCCATCACGATCATCACCATGAAGGTGAAGACGACCACGATCACGACCATGACGCGTTCGACTCGATCTCGATCGAGCTGCCGCAAGCCGACGAAAGTCTGCTGATGGACGCGCTGACGCAACTGGTGGTCCAGCACGGCATCCTGCGGGTCAAAGGTTTTGCGGCGGTGCCAAACAAGCCGATGCGCCTGTTGATTCAGGGCGTGGGCACGCGTTTCGACAAACACTTCGACCGCCAGTGGGGCGCTGAGGAAGCGCGCAGCACCCGTCTGGTGTTGATCGGTCAGGCGTTGGACGCCGTTCAGCTCGAAGCGCAATTGCGCGCTGCGCTCAGCGTTTAA
- the cobN gene encoding cobaltochelatase subunit CobN, which yields MHLLRTQPGGFVSDDNIADLGQTPAELVILCSGDSSLALLAEAAQQLPDDYPSLRLANPMQVQNHASVDLYVDEVLRHAKVILISLHGGIAYWRYGIERLVELSQRGVQLILVPGDDRPDPELSDLSTVIPEDRDRLWQFLRQGGMANALDFFRCLANRWLGRDYAWAEPQTLPRTAIYHPQKSPAQLKDWQADWQVDQPVAAVLFYRSHLQAANTGFIDIFCQRLQAAGLNPLPIAVASLKEPGCLMVVEDLLDEVEAGVILNTTGFAQSSPEAPHLRPFRRNIPVIQAICAQDNEPGWLASEQGLGPRDLAMHIALPELDGRIISRPISFKDLAWRSERSQSDVVCYRPQPERMDFVAELARRWIDLARVPNSEKRIALILANYPTRDGRIGNGVGLDTPAAALNILRALHVEGYPLPAELPDSGTALIQQLLGGVSNDLDTVDQRPCQQSLALDDYFLMFNALPEANRQAVLERWGPPESDPMFRGGRMMIAGLRFGLTFVGIQPARGYQVDPSAVYHDPDLVPPHGYLAFYFWLRNTYGAHGVIHVGKHGNLEWLPGKGVGLSENCWPDALLGPLPNIYPFIVNDPGEGAQAKRRTQAVIIDHLMPPLTRAETYGPLRNLELLADEYYEAQLLDPRRARELQRDILQLVRDTHIDRELQLDEKLDSDADAAIWLPRLDTYLCDLKESQIRDGLHVFGESPTGRLRIDTLLALLRIPRGDGRGAQSSVLRALAKAFELGFDPLDCVLAEPWSGPRPDALQAVSDELWRTAGDTRERLELLAAQLISQTLNAEVERLNPPQAKPGPCGSELLWRGSLLPLGREAAPKKGTAAQSNGGKPPRHKDPLSQEADWSEVSAIIDSLREVVAPRLDACGPAEMRGLLDALSGRFVPAGPSGAPSRGRLDVLPTGRNFYSVDVRNLPTTTAWRIGFQSANLILERHLQDHGDHLRQLGLSVWGTATMRTGGDDIAQAMALMGVRPVWATGSQRVDDFEILPLSLLDRPRVDVTLRVSGFFRDAFANLIRLFDAAVQAVAALDEPDDLNPLAAKVRSEREALLQSGLDEEAARRQAGWRIFGAKPGAYGAGVQGAIDGRLWQTREDLAEVYLNWGGYAYGGSDEGTAAREQFAQRLSQVQAVLQNQDNREHDLLDSNDYYQFQGGMLAAVESLSGAAAASYHGDHSQPDLPKIRTLKEELNRVIRSRAANPKWIDGVKRHGYKGAFELAATVDNLFAFDATTQLIDDHQYALLADAYLLDPATRDFVREHNPHALRDMTERLLEAQQRGMWQEPGEYREALENLLLDIEEDS from the coding sequence ATGCACCTGCTCAGGACCCAGCCCGGCGGTTTCGTGTCGGATGACAACATTGCCGACCTTGGACAAACCCCCGCCGAGCTGGTGATCCTGTGCAGCGGCGATTCCAGCCTGGCGTTGCTCGCCGAGGCGGCGCAACAGCTGCCCGACGATTACCCGAGCCTGCGCCTGGCCAACCCGATGCAGGTGCAGAATCACGCCTCGGTCGATCTTTATGTCGACGAAGTGCTGCGCCACGCCAAGGTGATTCTGATCTCGCTGCACGGCGGCATCGCCTATTGGCGTTACGGCATCGAGCGTCTGGTGGAGCTGTCCCAGCGGGGCGTGCAGCTGATTCTGGTGCCGGGCGACGATCGCCCGGACCCGGAACTCAGCGACCTGAGCACGGTGATTCCCGAAGACCGCGACCGGCTCTGGCAGTTTTTGCGCCAGGGCGGCATGGCCAATGCCCTGGATTTTTTCCGCTGTCTGGCCAATCGCTGGCTGGGTCGCGATTACGCCTGGGCGGAGCCACAAACCCTGCCGCGCACCGCGATCTACCACCCGCAAAAAAGCCCCGCGCAACTGAAGGATTGGCAAGCCGATTGGCAGGTCGATCAGCCGGTGGCGGCGGTGCTGTTTTACCGCTCGCACTTGCAGGCGGCGAACACCGGTTTCATCGATATTTTCTGCCAGCGTTTGCAGGCGGCGGGGCTCAACCCATTGCCGATTGCCGTGGCCAGTCTGAAAGAACCCGGCTGCCTGATGGTGGTCGAGGATTTGCTGGATGAAGTCGAGGCGGGGGTGATTCTCAACACCACCGGTTTCGCCCAATCCAGCCCCGAAGCGCCGCACCTGCGGCCGTTTCGTCGCAACATCCCGGTGATTCAGGCGATCTGCGCCCAGGACAATGAACCGGGTTGGCTTGCCAGCGAGCAGGGCCTCGGCCCCCGGGACTTGGCGATGCACATCGCGCTGCCGGAGCTGGACGGGCGAATCATCAGCCGGCCGATCAGCTTCAAGGACCTGGCGTGGCGCAGCGAGCGCAGTCAGTCCGATGTGGTTTGCTATCGACCCCAACCGGAACGCATGGATTTTGTCGCTGAACTGGCGCGGCGCTGGATCGATCTGGCGCGAGTGCCCAACAGCGAAAAACGCATCGCTCTGATCCTCGCCAACTACCCGACCCGCGATGGGCGCATCGGCAATGGCGTCGGTCTCGACACTCCGGCCGCCGCGCTGAATATCCTCCGTGCCCTGCACGTCGAAGGTTATCCGCTACCGGCCGAGTTGCCGGACAGCGGCACCGCGCTGATCCAGCAACTGCTCGGTGGTGTCAGCAATGACCTGGACACTGTCGATCAACGACCGTGTCAGCAAAGCCTGGCACTGGACGATTATTTTCTGATGTTCAATGCACTGCCAGAAGCCAATCGCCAGGCAGTACTGGAACGTTGGGGGCCGCCGGAAAGCGATCCGATGTTCCGTGGCGGGCGAATGATGATTGCCGGCCTGCGCTTCGGCCTGACCTTCGTCGGCATTCAACCGGCGCGGGGTTATCAGGTTGACCCGAGCGCGGTCTATCACGACCCGGACCTGGTGCCGCCTCACGGGTATCTGGCGTTCTACTTCTGGTTGCGCAACACCTACGGCGCCCACGGCGTGATCCATGTCGGCAAGCACGGCAACCTCGAATGGCTGCCGGGCAAGGGTGTCGGGTTGTCGGAAAACTGCTGGCCGGACGCATTGCTCGGACCGCTGCCGAATATCTATCCGTTCATCGTCAACGACCCGGGCGAGGGCGCCCAAGCCAAGCGCCGTACGCAAGCGGTGATCATCGATCACCTGATGCCGCCGCTGACCCGCGCCGAAACCTACGGCCCGTTGCGCAACCTTGAGTTGTTGGCCGACGAATATTACGAAGCGCAATTGCTCGATCCACGCCGCGCCCGGGAACTGCAGCGCGATATCCTGCAACTGGTGCGCGACACGCACATCGATCGCGAACTGCAACTGGACGAGAAGCTCGACAGCGATGCCGACGCGGCGATCTGGTTGCCGCGTCTGGACACCTACCTGTGCGATTTGAAGGAGTCGCAGATCCGCGACGGCCTGCACGTGTTTGGCGAATCGCCGACCGGGCGGCTGCGCATCGACACTTTATTGGCTTTGTTGCGCATTCCTCGCGGCGACGGCCGTGGCGCGCAATCGAGCGTGCTGCGGGCGTTGGCCAAGGCGTTCGAGTTGGGCTTCGATCCGCTGGATTGCGTGTTGGCCGAGCCCTGGAGCGGTCCTCGGCCGGATGCCTTGCAGGCGGTCAGTGATGAGCTGTGGCGCACGGCGGGGGATACCCGTGAACGTCTGGAACTGCTCGCCGCGCAGCTGATCTCGCAGACTTTAAATGCCGAGGTCGAGCGACTGAACCCTCCTCAAGCCAAGCCCGGCCCCTGTGGGAGCGAGCTTTTGTGGCGAGGGAGCTTGCTCCCGTTGGGTCGCGAAGCGGCCCCAAAAAAGGGGACTGCTGCGCAGTCCAACGGGGGCAAGCCCCCTCGCCACAAAGACCCGCTCTCACAGGAGGCAGATTGGTCCGAAGTGAGCGCGATCATCGATAGCCTGCGCGAAGTCGTCGCGCCGCGCCTGGACGCCTGCGGCCCGGCGGAAATGCGCGGTCTGCTGGACGCTCTCAGCGGGCGATTCGTCCCGGCCGGGCCGAGCGGTGCGCCCAGTCGCGGACGGCTGGACGTGTTGCCCACCGGGCGCAATTTCTATTCGGTGGACGTGCGCAACCTGCCGACCACCACGGCGTGGCGCATCGGTTTTCAATCCGCGAACCTGATTCTTGAGCGGCACTTGCAGGATCACGGCGATCACTTGCGTCAGCTCGGTCTGTCGGTCTGGGGCACCGCGACCATGCGCACCGGCGGCGACGACATTGCCCAGGCGATGGCATTGATGGGCGTGCGGCCGGTGTGGGCGACGGGCAGTCAGCGGGTCGACGACTTCGAGATTCTGCCGTTGAGCTTGCTGGACCGGCCGCGGGTGGACGTGACCTTGCGCGTCTCCGGTTTTTTCCGCGACGCCTTCGCCAACCTGATCAGGCTGTTCGACGCCGCCGTGCAAGCGGTCGCCGCGCTGGATGAACCGGACGATCTCAACCCGTTGGCCGCCAAGGTTCGCTCCGAGCGCGAAGCGCTGCTGCAATCCGGTCTGGATGAAGAGGCGGCCAGGCGACAGGCCGGCTGGCGGATCTTCGGGGCCAAACCGGGGGCTTACGGTGCCGGTGTGCAAGGCGCCATCGACGGTCGCTTGTGGCAAACCCGCGAAGACCTGGCTGAGGTTTACCTGAACTGGGGCGGCTATGCTTACGGCGGCTCCGATGAAGGCACCGCCGCCCGCGAACAGTTCGCCCAGCGTCTGAGTCAGGTGCAGGCAGTGCTGCAAAATCAGGACAACCGCGAGCACGACTTGCTCGATTCCAACGACTATTACCAGTTCCAGGGTGGCATGCTGGCGGCCGTCGAAAGCCTCAGTGGTGCAGCCGCGGCCAGTTATCACGGCGACCACAGTCAGCCGGATTTACCGAAGATCCGCACCTTGAAGGAAGAGTTGAACCGGGTGATCCGTTCCCGGGCGGCCAATCCGAAGTGGATCGACGGGGTCAAACGTCATGGCTATAAAGGCGCGTTCGAACTGGCGGCAACGGTCGATAACCTGTTTGCATTCGACGCCACCACGCAGTTGATCGACGATCACCAGTATGCGTTGCTGGCGGATGCCTATTTGCTTGATCCGGCGACCCGGGACTTTGTCCGCGAACACAATCCCCACGCCCTGCGCGACATGACCGAACGCCTGCTCGAAGCGCAGCAACGGGGGATGTGGCAGGAACCGGGTGAGTATCGCGAGGCGCTGGAGAATTTGTTGCTCGATATAGAAGAAGACAGTTAG
- a CDS encoding ATP-binding protein translates to MTDTPHFPLSAVVGADDLKLALYLTAIDPKIGGVLIEGPRGMAKSTLARGLADLLASGQFVTLPLGATEERLVGTLDLDAALNEGRAQFSPGVLAKADGGVLYVDEVNLLPDHLVDLLLDVAASGTNLIERDGISHRHSAKFVLIGTMNPEEGELRPQLLDRFGLNVALSGHTAPAERGQIIRRRLDFDSDPQGFCAEWERQQQALRERCQKARAALASIPLDDAALAQITERCFAAGVDGLRADLVWLRAARAHAAWRGASVIGEDDIDAVAEFALRHRRREHSTSAPQQSQAPQQSPAQTPNPNEGQGQWGEIPAQALPVGARREVPSWPKKP, encoded by the coding sequence ATGACCGACACCCCCCATTTCCCGCTCTCCGCCGTGGTCGGCGCCGATGACTTGAAGCTCGCGCTGTACCTGACCGCTATCGACCCGAAAATCGGTGGCGTGCTGATCGAAGGTCCGCGCGGCATGGCCAAGTCGACCCTGGCCCGAGGTTTGGCGGACCTGCTGGCCAGCGGTCAATTCGTCACCTTGCCCTTGGGCGCCACCGAAGAACGGCTGGTCGGCACCCTCGATCTCGACGCGGCCTTGAACGAAGGTCGCGCACAGTTTTCTCCCGGTGTATTGGCCAAGGCCGACGGCGGCGTGCTCTACGTTGATGAAGTGAATTTGTTGCCCGATCACCTCGTGGACCTGCTGCTCGACGTGGCCGCCAGCGGTACCAACCTGATCGAGCGTGACGGGATTTCCCATCGGCATTCGGCGAAGTTTGTGCTGATCGGCACCATGAACCCGGAAGAGGGCGAGCTGCGCCCGCAACTGCTCGACCGCTTTGGTTTGAACGTCGCGCTCAGTGGCCATACCGCACCCGCCGAGCGCGGCCAGATCATCCGTCGTCGACTGGATTTCGACAGTGATCCACAAGGCTTCTGCGCCGAGTGGGAACGTCAGCAACAGGCACTGCGCGAGCGTTGCCAGAAGGCGCGTGCGGCCCTGGCGAGTATCCCGCTCGACGATGCCGCATTGGCGCAGATCACCGAGCGCTGCTTTGCTGCCGGCGTTGATGGCCTGCGGGCCGATCTGGTCTGGCTGCGTGCAGCTCGGGCTCATGCGGCATGGCGCGGCGCGAGCGTCATTGGCGAAGACGATATCGACGCGGTCGCCGAATTTGCCTTGCGTCATCGTCGTCGGGAGCATTCGACCTCTGCGCCGCAACAGTCCCAAGCGCCACAGCAATCCCCTGCGCAAACCCCCAATCCGAACGAAGGCCAGGGCCAGTGGGGCGAAATACCCGCCCAGGCACTGCCGGTCGGTGCTCGACGTGAAGTGCCGAGCTGGCCAAAAAAGCCCTAG
- a CDS encoding VWA domain-containing protein gives MLNGRPRQRDDLLFHLRTRTPHELWLVIVDASASTRRHQALSDAKGLLAQLFDDAYRQRARLALLTASGHLPKWQVQGLKASAGLRDWLEGLGAGGGTPMLAALSEAGRWLAARQKRFPAEQQRLLLVTDGRLKEWSMLPTLDCPGLLIDIERGPIRLGRAKVLATQLQVDYRHIDGLISG, from the coding sequence TTGCTCAATGGCCGACCGCGTCAACGCGATGACCTATTGTTCCATTTGCGTACCCGCACCCCTCATGAACTGTGGCTGGTGATCGTCGATGCCTCGGCCTCGACCCGGCGCCATCAGGCGTTGAGCGATGCCAAGGGCTTGTTGGCGCAACTGTTCGACGATGCCTATCGCCAGCGTGCGCGTCTGGCGTTGCTGACCGCCAGCGGTCATCTGCCGAAGTGGCAGGTGCAGGGGTTGAAAGCCTCTGCGGGCTTGCGCGACTGGCTCGAGGGATTGGGCGCCGGCGGCGGAACGCCAATGCTGGCGGCATTGAGTGAAGCAGGGCGTTGGCTGGCGGCACGGCAAAAGCGTTTTCCGGCGGAACAGCAGCGGCTATTGCTGGTGACGGATGGACGGCTGAAGGAGTGGTCGATGTTGCCGACGCTGGATTGCCCGGGGTTGCTGATCGACATCGAGCGCGGGCCGATTCGCCTCGGACGGGCTAAAGTGTTGGCGACTCAGCTGCAGGTTGATTATCGACATATCGATGGGCTGATTTCAGGTTGA
- a CDS encoding phospholipase D-like domain-containing protein: protein MRVLARNDQDDFRVKAYAGTNGVLLAIDLAEPRRKGLLGFAIEKQQGDKPWLFLFNSLTFPGKDHTFPQFHATPSDAAPLQKFRWADYAVNPGVTIHYRVHLAYGTADAPQLGECLEVTVTTDNGLPKGQNVIFNRAVAASQAFQRKFADLDALLSVNKTLPIEEWPDAPRQWLENGLLARLLGFIERAVDGQWALDIAIYEYQLQAIVDAVNAAFERGVKVRVLYHAQPGEDTTALNEASLEKIPAANKRGRVTHNIFHDKFIVLSRLDATGQHQPEAVLCGSTNFTANGVYRQANVVHVLDDARIGASYLQTFEQVWATPADVGATRDWLTEHNPMQPDQPLFAGFSPRSGEGDLHEFVEIINAAKKDLLFVTAFTLPDVILNALLGQPHDDILRYGLQNTVSSITGFHADRTAEFAATALLNTGLEGWLKENMKGQKGNLLVHTKAIVVDFTSDSPTIISGSHNLSDAASNGNDENYLIIRGDTDLADRYGLELLRFYEHYRFRYFAKKLQLKQVRPLAADDSWTDDYYREGDLRMLSRLRFSGR from the coding sequence ATGCGCGTTCTAGCCCGCAACGATCAGGACGATTTCCGCGTCAAAGCCTACGCCGGCACCAACGGTGTGCTGCTGGCCATCGACCTGGCCGAACCCCGCCGTAAAGGCCTGCTGGGGTTTGCCATCGAAAAACAGCAAGGCGACAAACCCTGGCTGTTTCTGTTCAACAGCCTGACCTTTCCCGGCAAGGATCATACGTTCCCCCAGTTTCACGCCACCCCGAGTGATGCCGCGCCTTTGCAGAAATTTCGTTGGGCCGATTACGCGGTCAATCCGGGTGTGACGATCCATTATCGGGTTCACCTGGCTTATGGCACCGCCGATGCGCCACAACTGGGTGAATGCCTGGAAGTGACAGTCACCACGGACAATGGCCTGCCCAAGGGCCAGAACGTGATTTTCAACCGGGCGGTGGCTGCCAGCCAGGCGTTCCAGCGCAAGTTCGCCGACCTCGATGCGCTGCTCAGCGTCAACAAGACACTGCCCATCGAAGAATGGCCCGACGCGCCGCGGCAATGGCTGGAAAATGGTCTGCTCGCACGCCTGCTCGGGTTTATCGAACGTGCTGTGGATGGCCAGTGGGCGCTGGACATCGCGATCTATGAATACCAGTTGCAGGCGATCGTCGATGCGGTGAACGCCGCCTTCGAGCGCGGTGTAAAGGTTCGGGTCCTGTACCACGCCCAACCCGGCGAAGACACCACGGCGCTGAACGAAGCCAGCCTGGAAAAAATCCCGGCGGCGAACAAGCGCGGGCGAGTCACCCACAATATCTTTCACGACAAGTTCATAGTCCTGAGCCGGCTCGATGCGACGGGGCAGCATCAGCCTGAAGCGGTACTCTGCGGCAGCACCAACTTCACCGCCAACGGTGTTTACCGTCAGGCCAACGTTGTGCATGTGCTGGACGACGCCCGGATCGGCGCCAGTTACCTGCAAACCTTCGAGCAGGTCTGGGCCACACCGGCGGACGTCGGCGCTACGCGGGATTGGCTCACGGAGCACAATCCGATGCAGCCTGACCAGCCGCTGTTCGCCGGTTTTTCACCGCGCTCGGGCGAGGGCGACTTGCATGAGTTCGTCGAAATCATCAATGCCGCCAAAAAAGACCTGCTGTTTGTCACCGCATTCACCTTGCCGGACGTAATACTCAACGCGTTACTCGGCCAGCCTCACGACGACATCTTGCGTTACGGCCTGCAAAACACGGTCAGCAGCATCACCGGTTTCCACGCCGACCGCACCGCCGAATTCGCCGCCACCGCGCTGCTCAACACAGGCCTGGAGGGCTGGCTCAAGGAAAACATGAAAGGCCAGAAGGGCAACCTGCTGGTGCACACCAAAGCCATCGTCGTCGACTTCACCAGCGACTCACCGACCATCATCAGCGGCAGCCACAATCTCAGTGACGCGGCCAGCAATGGCAACGACGAGAACTACCTGATCATCCGTGGCGACACCGACCTGGCCGATCGTTACGGGCTGGAACTGCTGCGCTTTTATGAGCATTACCGGTTCCGCTACTTCGCAAAGAAACTGCAACTCAAGCAGGTCCGGCCGTTGGCGGCGGATGACAGCTGGACCGATGACTATTACCGCGAGGGCGACCTGCGGATGTTGTCGCGGCTGCGTTTTTCCGGACGATAA
- a CDS encoding thioredoxin family protein, which yields MSSMSTQPLDPAYRKALNTWRPVILYFGNRHCPACEWAEPVFRAIAEKYKDHACIYVLDTSKSPRHPEVKGTPTALFYKKGKLLTKLKGIGTPETLEEHFKQHIGKLRPKRVARKPHHNLPWLQKTLSNLCTVHRARELLNVRLTSNV from the coding sequence ATGAGTTCGATGTCCACCCAGCCATTGGATCCGGCCTACCGCAAAGCGCTCAACACCTGGCGCCCGGTGATCCTGTATTTCGGCAACCGGCACTGTCCCGCCTGCGAATGGGCCGAGCCGGTTTTCCGGGCCATTGCCGAGAAGTACAAGGATCACGCGTGCATCTATGTGCTGGATACGAGCAAATCCCCTCGGCATCCGGAAGTCAAAGGCACACCCACTGCGCTGTTCTACAAGAAGGGGAAACTGCTGACGAAGCTCAAGGGCATAGGGACCCCGGAAACGCTGGAAGAACATTTCAAACAGCACATCGGCAAACTCAGGCCCAAACGGGTTGCCCGCAAACCCCACCACAACTTGCCGTGGTTGCAAAAAACCCTCAGCAACTTATGCACTGTGCATCGGGCTCGGGAGCTGTTGAATGTGCGTTTGACGAGTAATGTTTGA